CCTTTGTCGGCATCGACGCAGAGTTACGCCGCCCCGCGTCCAAGGATTTTCAGGCCCGGGCGGGGCCGAATGGGCGGGAAGGCGACTGATCGCCATACGTACTCACCGCTGTTCCGACGGATGGGCCGACTGGCGCAGGTGTGCGTCGATCAGGGCGAAGGTGGCTTCCGGCTGTTCGATCTGCGGAAGATGTCCGGCCTTGGGGACGACTTCGAGTCGGCCGTCGCCGAATGCGTCGGCGTACGCGGCGCCGTAGGCGGGGGTGACGATGCGGTCGCTCTCACCCCAGAGCAGAAGGGAAGGCACCTGGACCTTCCCGAGCCGGCGCAGCAGCGTGGGGTCGTACATGTAGGGATCGCCGGCGAGGAGGCGCATGGTGGCCATGTTGGCTTGTCTGCGCGCGAGTTCTTCGGGCGGGAGGCCGGCCGGGTCGAGGTAGTAGCGGTCCGGGTCGTGCCAGGAGTGCTCCGCGACGCCTCGGGCGTCAAGGGCGAAGAGGTCGGTGATGTGTTCCGTCTCGACCTGCACGCCGACCGCGTCGATCAGGACGAGGCCGGTGATGCTTCCCGCGCTGTCACGTACGGCCATCTCGGCGGCTGTCCAGCCCCCGAGGGAGGAGCCGACGACGAGAACATCGCGCAGCCGGCGGTCGCGCAGCATGTGCAGATAGGCGAGGGCAAGGTCGTCGATGCCGGTGAGCCAGTCGGGGCGGCGGGCGCCGTCCCAGCCAGGGTGCACGGGTGTGATCGTGTGGGCGGTGCGGGAGAGGTGCTGGGCGAGGCCGGCGACAGTGGCGGGGCCTCCGCCGCCGTGCAGGACGAGGACCGGTCTGCCTGCTCCGGCCTCGGACAGGGTCAGGGACAGGTCGGCGTACATGGCTGACGCGTTGGTGGACATGCCGACCATAGTAACTAAGCATCTTTATATAAGCTAGCTTGGTCATGGCGTAGACTCGATGCATGCACGTTGAGCTGCAAGAACTCGGCAGAGCGGTCAAACAGGCCCAGTACCGCCAGCATCGGGCCCTCGACAGCGCCCTCCAGGCCGTCGGCACGACACTGGCCCAGTGGGACGCCCTTCGCGCGATCAGCCGCTCCCCCGGAGCGTCCGCCCGCGAGCTGGCCGCAGCCACGTTCCAGACCGAACAAGCCTTCGGAACACTCGCCGGCCGCCTTACCGCCCAGAACCTCGTGGAACGCCGACCAGGACGCGGTCGGCGCATCGAACACCACCTCACACCCACCGGTCGGCAGATCCTGGCAGCAGGCCACAAGATCGCCGACGAAGTGCTCGCCGACTGCTTCTCCGCCCTGCCGGACGCGGACCGCGCAACCCTCCTCGACCTGCTTCAGCGCCTCACCACAACACGAGACACTTGCTGAACCACCCCGCCTCTGATGGCGGCTCAGGTCTGTCCGGGCCGGGCGGAGTTGTGTTGCCTCGTTGCGGGCCGGCCATGAAAGATCTCCAGGCATTCGGAGACCGCGGTGAACAGCTCCGGGCGGGTGCGCCACCGTCTGCGGTTGCGCAGGTGGACCTGGATCCGGCTCCGGAACGACACCCTCGTCGCGTTGTCCGCGCGCTCCCCGCCGACGGGCGTCAACGCCGTGGCAGCAAGGCCGCACGTACGGGCGCGAGGTCGATGCCGTGGCGGGTGACGTTGCCAACAGGGGCTCTTTGTCCGCAAACTGGATCGACGTCGGTCGCATGCCGACCGTGGGACACCGGCGCGCTACACCCACGCGCCCCTACGGCCCGTCACCTGGACGAGCAAGTTCGCTGTCCGGTCTGATACTTGAACCTCCCGTGCGGCGGTCTGTGATCACGGAAGAGCTGCGACGGAAGGAACTGCGCGTATGTCGTCCGGGTTTGGCTTTCGGCCGTGGGCTCTGGGCATGAGATTCGTGCTGGAACTGGTGGCTCTGGTCTGCTTCGGACTCTGGGCATGGGCCACTGTTCCCGCTCCCCTTCGCTATGTCTGCGTCGTTGCGGCTCCCCTGTTCGTAGCCGTGCTGTGGGGCACGTTTGCCACTCCAGACGATGCGTCCCGGTCGGGGAGGACAGTGATCGCGACACCTGGTCCGCTGCGGTTCCTGCTGGAGCTGGCGGTGTTCTTCGGTGGTGCGGCGGCGTTGTACGCGGCGGGATCCCATGTTCTCGCCGTGACGCTCGGCGGCGTGCTGGTCATGTACCACCTGCTGTCATGGGACCGGGTCCTGTGGCTGCTCAGGCATTGATTCCGCCCCAGCGGGTTCGGGTGGGCGGTACTCCACGCACTCTGCCTGCCGGTCCTCCCGTCTTGTGTCCACGGCGTGCCCGAGAGGACACCTTTACAGGGGCAGGGTGTCCAGCTGCGCCATGAGGCGAGTGCGACCCGAGCGCTCCCAG
This portion of the Streptomyces canus genome encodes:
- a CDS encoding MarR family winged helix-turn-helix transcriptional regulator: MHVELQELGRAVKQAQYRQHRALDSALQAVGTTLAQWDALRAISRSPGASARELAAATFQTEQAFGTLAGRLTAQNLVERRPGRGRRIEHHLTPTGRQILAAGHKIADEVLADCFSALPDADRATLLDLLQRLTTTRDTC
- a CDS encoding YrdB family protein is translated as MRFVLELVALVCFGLWAWATVPAPLRYVCVVAAPLFVAVLWGTFATPDDASRSGRTVIATPGPLRFLLELAVFFGGAAALYAAGSHVLAVTLGGVLVMYHLLSWDRVLWLLRH
- a CDS encoding alpha/beta fold hydrolase translates to MSTNASAMYADLSLTLSEAGAGRPVLVLHGGGGPATVAGLAQHLSRTAHTITPVHPGWDGARRPDWLTGIDDLALAYLHMLRDRRLRDVLVVGSSLGGWTAAEMAVRDSAGSITGLVLIDAVGVQVETEHITDLFALDARGVAEHSWHDPDRYYLDPAGLPPEELARRQANMATMRLLAGDPYMYDPTLLRRLGKVQVPSLLLWGESDRIVTPAYGAAYADAFGDGRLEVVPKAGHLPQIEQPEATFALIDAHLRQSAHPSEQR